Proteins encoded in a region of the Anguilla anguilla isolate fAngAng1 chromosome 10, fAngAng1.pri, whole genome shotgun sequence genome:
- the tmem119a gene encoding transmembrane protein 119, with translation MTTSAVLRVAYVSAFLVWSRGCQATPFPFNITAEGSGDGEPELLFPTAYATRLPGPAAASPTPRVTTAVRIKNFILNEVVDFLRDNLLLIVVVSSLLIVVVFIVCCASAMSHKRKLKAYYPASFPAKKYVDQKDKKGGSRTFSEVPGKGHDCQKAEPADSSGQQQADAAAANKNLRTPSKALVGERGKDPKPKASETQKAPQEKPKADEPAAKPEEEEEKRKDAKESPAPSQPLVCTCHLRNTNPPKEDKDKDK, from the coding sequence ATGACGACGTCCGCGGTTCTTCGTGTGGCCTACGTGTCGGCGTTCCTGGTGTGGAGCCGTGGTTGCCAGGCAACGCCCTTCCCCTTCAACATAACCGCGGAGGGCAGCGGCGACGGCGAGCCGGAGCTCCTGTTCCCCACGGCCTACGCCACCCGCCTGCCCGGCCCCGCCGCCGCCTCGCCCACCCCCCGGGTCACCACCGCCGTCCGCATCAAGAACTTCATCCTCAACGAGGTGGTGGACTTCCTGCGGGACAACCTGCTGCTCATCGTCGTGGTGTCCTCCCTGCTCATCGTCGTCGTCTTCATCGTCTGCTGCGCATCCGCCATGAGCCACAAGCGCAAGCTCAAGGCCTACTACCCCGCCTCCTTCCCCGCCAAGAAGTACGTGGACCAGAAGGACAAGAAAGGCGGCTCCAGGACCTTCAGCGAGGTGCCGGGGAAGGGCCACGACTGCCAGAAGGCCGAGCCGGCGGACTCCAGCGGGCAGCAGCAGGCCGACGCCGCCGCAGCGAACAAGAACCTGCGGACGCCCTCCAAGGCGctggtgggggagagagggaaggaccCCAAACCGAAGGCCTCCGAGACTCAGAAGGCTCCGCAGGAGAAGCCCAAGGCGGACGAGCCGGCTGCGAAgcccgaggaagaggaggagaagaggaaggacGCCAAGGAAAGCCCCGCCCCGAGCCAGCCCTTGGTTTGCACTTGCCACCTGCGGAATACCAACCCTCCCAAGGAGGACAAAGACAAGGACAAGTGA